The Pelobates fuscus isolate aPelFus1 chromosome 2, aPelFus1.pri, whole genome shotgun sequence genome has a segment encoding these proteins:
- the OLIG3 gene encoding oligodendrocyte transcription factor 3, whose protein sequence is MNSDSSSMSSRASSPDIDEMYLRGHHHHHHHDNRLNSVSSTQNDMLQKMSEEVLSRHGSKGDGESSKYKIKKQLSEQDLQQLRLKINGRERKRMHDLNLAMDGLREVMPYAHGPSVRKLSKIATLLLARNYILMLTSSLEEMKRLVGEIYGGHHSAFHCGTVGHPAPHPVHPPSTVHQVHPILGSALSSSTPSGLSASLPGIGNLRPGHSLLKTPATPPLPIGSGFQHWAGLPCPCTICQMPPPPQLSAMASNMNRITAESKDLMK, encoded by the coding sequence ATGAATTCTGACTCCAGCTCTATGTCTAGCAGAGCCTCCTCACCAGACATAGATGAGATGTACTTGAGAggccaccatcaccatcaccaccatgaCAACCGTCTGAACTCTGTGTCTTCTACCCAGAATGACATGTTGCAGAAGATGTCAGAGGAGGTCCTCTCCAGGCATGGCTCCAAAGGAGATGGGGAGAGCAGCAAGTACAAGATTAAGAAGCAGCTGTCCGAGCAGGACCTGCAACAACTCAGGCTCAAAATTAATGGCCGGGAACGGAAGAGAATGCACGACTTGAACCTCGCCATGGACGGTCTGAGGGAAGTCATGCCCTATGCCCATGGACCCTCTGTGAGAAAGCTTTCAAAAATCGCCACCCTTCTGCTGGCAAGAAACTACATCCTGATGCTCACCAGCTCCCTGGAGGAAATGAAGCGCCTTGTGGGTGAGATCTATGGGGGCCACCACTCAGCATTTCACTGTGGGACAGTAGGACATCCAGCCCCCCACCCTGTCCACCCCCCAAGCACTGTCCATCAGGTTCACCCCATCCTAGGCAGCGCTTTGTCCTCCAGCACCCCATCCGGGCTTTCTGCCTCTCTGCCAGGGATTGGCAACCTTAGACCTGGGCACTCTCTCCTCAAAACACCAGCTACCCCTCCACTCCCTATTGGCAGCGGGTTCCAGCACTGGGCAGGGCTTCCATGCCCATGCACCATCTGCCAGATGCCACCACCACCTCAGCTTTCTGCCATGGCATCCAACATGAACAGGATCACCGCAGAATCTAAAGACTTGATGAAGTAA